Proteins from a genomic interval of Kribbella aluminosa:
- a CDS encoding alpha/beta hydrolase, which translates to MAVAVVAMAAQLTAPAVAAPKLKWGECPPDSGAFRQVSCATIKVPLDYAKPNGKQITLTISGVGSLSAPHALLVNPGGPGAPGIGLEQMVNAALPEKVAEQYAVFSFDPRGVGDSTPVSCGDTSKLVKHPALPYKPANAQEEQQRVQQAKQIAQQCGRDAKDLLPYITTENAARDMDRIRIALGRDKLDYLGYSYGTKLGATYATLFPQHTGRMILNSVVDPLVSTYRTTYEQDPAFQARAGQMFGWIAGQNKTYHLGTTAKAVATVWQKARGDLAKKPAGGRAGAAELDDMLASALYTDDLWSSLADALVQYRHGDPSGLLSITDQFALQSVDPGLLAYNCTDPGWPRSWHAWHWDTTVADRRAPQFAWMNTWYSAPCAFWPVAPVKQAPIRSAVPVLLLQSRYDPATPLLGARRMRAVLTGSRLLTDDGGNHASYLFSNNPCVDGKAEKYLLTGQLPADGNCPAPN; encoded by the coding sequence GTGGCCGTCGCTGTCGTAGCGATGGCCGCGCAACTCACTGCGCCCGCAGTTGCCGCACCGAAGCTGAAATGGGGCGAGTGCCCACCCGACTCCGGGGCGTTCCGGCAGGTGTCCTGCGCGACGATCAAGGTCCCACTCGACTACGCGAAGCCGAACGGGAAGCAGATCACGCTGACCATCTCCGGAGTCGGCAGCCTGTCCGCACCGCATGCCCTGCTGGTCAACCCGGGCGGCCCGGGCGCGCCAGGGATCGGCCTGGAGCAGATGGTGAACGCAGCGCTGCCGGAGAAGGTGGCCGAGCAGTACGCCGTGTTCAGCTTCGACCCGCGCGGCGTCGGGGACAGTACGCCAGTGAGCTGTGGTGACACCAGCAAACTGGTCAAGCACCCCGCGCTCCCCTACAAGCCGGCGAACGCGCAGGAGGAACAGCAGCGCGTGCAGCAGGCCAAGCAGATCGCACAGCAGTGCGGCCGCGACGCCAAGGACCTGCTGCCGTACATCACCACCGAGAACGCCGCCCGCGACATGGACCGGATCCGGATCGCGCTCGGCCGCGACAAGCTCGACTACCTGGGCTATTCGTACGGCACCAAGCTCGGAGCGACGTACGCGACGCTGTTCCCGCAGCACACCGGGCGGATGATCCTGAACAGCGTGGTCGACCCGCTGGTGTCGACGTACCGGACGACGTACGAGCAAGACCCTGCTTTCCAGGCACGGGCCGGTCAGATGTTCGGGTGGATCGCAGGGCAGAACAAGACGTACCACCTGGGTACGACGGCGAAGGCTGTCGCGACCGTGTGGCAGAAGGCGCGTGGCGACCTGGCGAAGAAGCCGGCCGGTGGACGGGCCGGTGCGGCCGAGCTGGACGACATGCTCGCGTCTGCGCTCTACACGGACGACCTGTGGTCGTCGCTGGCCGACGCGCTGGTTCAGTACCGGCACGGTGACCCGTCCGGGCTGCTGTCGATCACGGACCAGTTCGCGTTGCAGTCGGTGGACCCAGGGCTGCTCGCTTACAACTGCACGGACCCCGGCTGGCCGCGGAGCTGGCACGCGTGGCACTGGGACACCACGGTCGCCGATCGGCGCGCACCGCAGTTCGCTTGGATGAACACGTGGTACAGCGCGCCGTGTGCGTTCTGGCCGGTCGCCCCGGTGAAGCAGGCGCCTATCCGGTCCGCCGTACCGGTCCTGCTCCTGCAGAGCCGTTACGACCCGGCGACGCCGCTGCTCGGCGCGCGCCGGATGCGGGCGGTACTCACCGGCTCCCGGCTGCTCACCGACGACGGCGGCAACCACGCGTCGTACTTGTTCTCGAACAATCCGTGTGTCGACGGCAAGGCGGAGAAGTACCTGCTGACCGGGCAGCTACCGGCGGACGGCAACTGCCCGGCCCCCAACTAG
- a CDS encoding barstar family protein — MSKLSALRPGVYRWPDAPGADDVRREAAAAGFGFVLLDTGEIHDKTGFLDLCATAFDLPRWFGRNWDALADSLSDRSTGTPEVVLWTGIRNLLEHDHDTVDVALQIFTEDTTNSGQLRVLIAEASTPDLLSSLPQVNF; from the coding sequence ATGAGCAAGCTGAGTGCGCTACGGCCGGGGGTGTACCGCTGGCCGGATGCTCCCGGCGCCGACGACGTACGGCGGGAAGCTGCCGCCGCCGGGTTCGGGTTCGTGCTGCTGGACACCGGCGAGATCCACGACAAGACCGGGTTCCTGGACCTGTGCGCGACGGCGTTCGACCTGCCGCGCTGGTTCGGCCGGAACTGGGACGCGCTGGCCGACTCGCTGAGCGACCGCTCGACCGGCACTCCCGAGGTGGTGCTGTGGACCGGCATCCGGAACCTGCTCGAGCACGACCACGACACCGTCGACGTCGCGCTGCAGATCTTCACCGAGGACACCACGAACTCCGGCCAGCTCCGGGTCCTGATCGCCGAGGCGAGCACGCCGGACCTGTTGAGCTCGTTGCCGCAAGTCAACTTTTGA
- the metF gene encoding methylenetetrahydrofolate reductase [NAD(P)H], protein MANGLPSTLPGGAPTIRELLASGERSFSFEFFPPKTPEAEEVLWRSIREIEQLRPTFVSITYGAGGSTRDGTIRVTERVAQDTSLTPLGHLTCVAHSRDELRSVIGAYAGSGVRNMLALRGDPPGGPSQPWVAHPDGLNHAIELVELIRSLGDFCVGVAAFPDKHPEAVSREADAQVLAAKAQAGADYAITQMFFGADDYFRLVDRAAALGCDIPVLPGIMPVTNIKQIQRMAELTGMALPAPVTDRLHAVEDDPAAVREAGIEIATELCERLLAGGAPGIHFITLNRSTATRQVFLNLRSSVVS, encoded by the coding sequence ATGGCGAACGGACTTCCCTCGACGCTTCCCGGCGGTGCGCCGACGATCCGTGAACTGCTCGCGTCCGGGGAGCGGTCCTTCTCGTTCGAGTTCTTCCCACCGAAGACGCCCGAGGCGGAGGAGGTGCTGTGGCGCTCGATCCGCGAGATCGAGCAGCTCCGGCCGACGTTCGTCTCGATCACGTACGGCGCCGGCGGCAGCACCCGGGACGGCACCATCCGGGTCACCGAGCGGGTCGCGCAGGACACCTCGCTGACACCGCTCGGGCACCTGACCTGTGTCGCGCACTCCCGCGACGAGCTCCGCTCGGTGATCGGTGCGTACGCCGGATCCGGCGTCCGGAACATGCTCGCGCTCCGCGGCGACCCGCCGGGCGGGCCGAGCCAGCCGTGGGTCGCGCATCCCGACGGGCTGAACCACGCGATCGAGCTGGTCGAGCTGATCCGTTCGCTCGGCGACTTCTGCGTCGGCGTCGCCGCCTTCCCGGACAAGCATCCGGAGGCGGTCTCGCGGGAGGCCGACGCGCAGGTGCTGGCCGCGAAGGCACAGGCCGGTGCGGACTATGCCATCACCCAGATGTTCTTCGGCGCCGACGACTACTTCCGGCTGGTCGACCGGGCGGCCGCGCTCGGCTGCGACATCCCGGTGCTGCCCGGCATCATGCCGGTGACGAACATCAAGCAGATCCAGCGGATGGCCGAGCTCACCGGCATGGCGCTGCCGGCGCCCGTCACCGACCGGCTGCACGCGGTCGAGGACGATCCGGCCGCGGTCCGCGAGGCCGGCATCGAGATCGCCACCGAGCTGTGCGAGCGCCTGCTCGCCGGCGGCGCACCCGGCATTCATTTCATTACCTTGAACAGATCCACCGCGACACGACAGGTCTTCCTCAACCTGCGCAGCTCCGTCGTATCCTGA
- the thiE gene encoding thiamine phosphate synthase codes for MTDHTDRLADARLYLCTDAREKQGDLAQFLDAALAGGVDIVQLRQKEMEAADELAALEVFADACKRHGKLLAVNDRADLAFAAGADVLHLGQRDLPVHAARAIVGPGPIVGRSTHSFSQVNAAVDEVGSDYFCVGPTWATPTKPGRQAAGLELVSYAAGRRQSKPWFAIGGIDLERLDEVLEAGATRVVVVRAITEADDPGAAAAGFSRRLSR; via the coding sequence GTGACTGACCACACCGACCGCCTCGCGGATGCCCGGCTGTACCTGTGCACGGACGCGCGGGAGAAGCAGGGCGATCTCGCTCAGTTCCTGGACGCCGCGCTGGCCGGTGGCGTGGACATCGTGCAGCTCCGGCAGAAGGAGATGGAGGCCGCGGACGAGCTGGCCGCGCTGGAGGTGTTCGCGGACGCCTGCAAGCGGCACGGCAAGCTGCTGGCGGTCAACGACCGTGCGGACCTCGCCTTCGCGGCAGGCGCCGACGTGCTGCACCTGGGGCAGCGTGACCTGCCGGTGCACGCGGCCCGGGCGATCGTCGGGCCGGGGCCGATCGTCGGGCGTTCGACGCACTCGTTCAGCCAGGTGAACGCCGCGGTCGACGAGGTCGGTTCGGACTACTTCTGCGTCGGGCCGACCTGGGCCACGCCGACGAAGCCTGGCCGCCAGGCGGCCGGGCTGGAGCTGGTGTCGTACGCCGCGGGCCGCCGGCAGTCGAAGCCCTGGTTCGCGATCGGCGGTATCGACCTGGAGCGGCTGGACGAGGTGCTCGAGGCCGGCGCGACCCGTGTGGTCGTGGTCCGCGCGATCACCGAGGCGGACGACCCGGGCGCGGCGGCGGCCGGGTTCAGCCGGAGGCTCAGCAGGTGA
- a CDS encoding HelD family protein produces MDQTPTTADHDNHDKVERAELAAEQQHVDRVYGRVEEAARSASRIAVEGHQRGQAQNVGRVRDEEQTGLYERDVLVFAAARRIAELDAEHEGLVFGRLDSDRGDDQPAAASAADLDKLYVGRIGVRDAEYEPLVIDWRAPAAEPFYRATPTDRQKVVRRRVLRNKGARIAGLEDDLLAPERAPEDLLVMGEGALMASLSRARGHTMRDIVATIQAEQDEAIRAPARGVTVIGGGPGTGKTVVALHRAAYLLYSDRRRFERGGVLVVGPSAAFMAYIERVLPSLGENTVSLRAVGELVDGVKATAVDSAAAAAVKGSLRMRGVLSRAARDRVPNAPTTFRVFLGGATVELDANQLDNVRRNALRRTARNRAAAEARKGLIAALWQRFPEDLRNGPLGDREAFGDRITDTPAFRTFFSQWWPVLTAESVLRWLGDPRRLQRWARNELTPREVDALATAIRTTEEFTVADVALLDELTTILGRPPVVENTDEEFDWLEGLTDGVNEVLTSSERRARAAAAREAEEPEEYAHVLVDEAQDLSPMQWRMVTRRGPQASWTIVGDLAQSSWRDPAEAQAAMDSMLSHLQRHSFRLSTNYRNSAEIYAFAGEVIRQSIPDADLPKAVRSTGVGPEHRVFDAGKVAEAAGDAAVELLQLVEGTVGVIVPPALRPAVDPVLAELGDPRVVAVSPLDSKGLEYDGVVVVEPDRIVSDTLGGVRALYVVLTRATQRLITINSTTHWLPARDS; encoded by the coding sequence GTGGATCAAACCCCCACAACGGCCGATCACGACAACCACGACAAGGTGGAGCGGGCTGAGCTGGCGGCTGAGCAACAACACGTCGACCGGGTGTACGGCCGGGTCGAAGAAGCCGCCCGGTCCGCGTCCCGGATCGCGGTCGAAGGTCACCAGCGTGGCCAGGCGCAGAACGTCGGCCGTGTCCGCGACGAGGAGCAGACCGGTCTGTACGAGCGGGACGTGCTGGTGTTCGCGGCCGCCCGCCGGATCGCCGAGCTGGACGCGGAGCACGAGGGCCTGGTGTTCGGCCGGCTCGACTCCGACCGGGGCGACGACCAGCCGGCCGCCGCGTCCGCGGCCGACCTCGACAAGCTGTACGTCGGGCGGATCGGCGTCCGCGACGCGGAGTACGAACCGCTCGTGATCGACTGGCGGGCGCCTGCCGCCGAGCCGTTCTACCGGGCCACCCCGACCGACCGGCAGAAGGTCGTCCGGCGCCGCGTGCTGCGGAACAAGGGCGCCCGGATCGCCGGCCTCGAGGACGACCTGCTGGCACCGGAACGCGCGCCGGAGGACCTGCTGGTGATGGGCGAGGGCGCGCTGATGGCGTCGCTGTCGCGGGCCCGCGGGCACACGATGCGGGACATCGTCGCCACCATCCAGGCCGAGCAGGACGAGGCGATCCGGGCACCGGCCCGTGGCGTCACGGTCATCGGCGGCGGTCCCGGTACCGGCAAGACCGTGGTCGCGCTGCACCGCGCGGCGTACCTGCTCTACAGCGACCGCCGGCGCTTCGAGCGCGGCGGCGTCCTGGTGGTCGGACCGTCGGCCGCCTTCATGGCGTACATCGAGCGGGTGCTGCCGAGCCTCGGCGAGAACACGGTCTCGCTGCGGGCCGTCGGTGAGCTGGTCGACGGGGTGAAGGCGACTGCTGTCGACAGCGCCGCGGCGGCCGCGGTCAAGGGCTCGCTGCGGATGCGCGGCGTGCTGTCCCGCGCTGCCCGCGACCGGGTGCCGAACGCGCCGACGACGTTCCGGGTGTTCCTTGGCGGTGCGACGGTCGAGCTGGACGCGAACCAGCTCGACAACGTCCGCCGCAACGCGCTCCGGCGTACTGCTCGGAACCGCGCGGCCGCCGAGGCGCGTAAGGGTCTGATCGCCGCGCTCTGGCAGCGGTTCCCGGAGGATCTGCGGAACGGGCCGCTGGGCGACCGCGAGGCGTTCGGTGACCGCATCACCGACACCCCCGCGTTCCGGACGTTCTTCAGCCAGTGGTGGCCGGTGCTGACCGCCGAGTCGGTACTGCGCTGGCTCGGCGACCCGCGCCGCCTGCAGCGCTGGGCCCGCAACGAGCTGACCCCGAGGGAGGTCGACGCCCTCGCCACCGCGATCCGTACGACGGAGGAGTTCACCGTCGCGGACGTGGCGCTCCTGGACGAGCTGACGACGATCCTGGGCCGGCCGCCGGTCGTGGAGAACACCGACGAGGAGTTCGACTGGCTGGAAGGGCTGACCGACGGCGTCAACGAGGTGCTGACCAGCTCCGAGCGTCGAGCCCGGGCCGCGGCTGCCCGCGAGGCGGAGGAGCCGGAGGAGTACGCGCACGTCCTGGTCGACGAGGCGCAGGACCTCTCCCCCATGCAGTGGCGGATGGTCACCCGGCGCGGCCCGCAGGCCAGCTGGACGATCGTCGGCGACCTGGCGCAGAGCTCCTGGCGGGACCCGGCCGAGGCGCAGGCCGCGATGGACTCGATGCTGTCGCACCTGCAGCGGCACTCCTTCCGGCTGTCCACCAACTACCGGAACTCGGCCGAGATCTACGCGTTCGCCGGTGAGGTGATCCGGCAGTCGATCCCGGACGCCGACCTGCCGAAGGCGGTCCGCAGTACCGGGGTGGGCCCGGAGCACCGGGTATTCGACGCGGGCAAGGTCGCGGAGGCGGCCGGCGACGCGGCCGTGGAGCTGCTGCAGCTGGTCGAGGGCACCGTCGGCGTCATCGTGCCGCCGGCGCTCCGGCCGGCGGTCGACCCGGTGCTGGCCGAGCTCGGCGATCCGCGGGTGGTTGCCGTCAGCCCCTTGGACTCGAAGGGCCTGGAGTACGACGGTGTCGTGGTGGTCGAGCCGGACCGGATCGTCAGCGACACCCTGGGCGGTGTGCGCGCGCTGTATGTCGTACTGACCCGGGCGACCCAACGTTTGATTACCATCAACAGCACTACCCATTGGTTGCCCGCCCGCGACTCCTGA
- a CDS encoding ribonuclease, which produces MINNQKTAKIVAVVVIAMLVITLAASLFGCSAGTKPASVDPASGLKYVAVADLPKEAQDTLKLVDQGGPFPYSRDGVVFGNLEKILPKHDRGYYHEYTVKTPGAKDRGARRIISGNTGERYYTDDHYKSFRRIAENGGTS; this is translated from the coding sequence GTGATCAACAACCAGAAGACCGCGAAGATCGTCGCGGTCGTGGTGATCGCGATGCTGGTGATCACCCTGGCGGCCTCGCTGTTCGGGTGCTCCGCGGGCACCAAGCCGGCGTCCGTCGATCCGGCCAGTGGGCTCAAGTACGTCGCGGTCGCGGACCTGCCGAAGGAGGCGCAGGACACGCTGAAGCTGGTCGACCAGGGCGGGCCGTTCCCGTACAGCCGCGACGGCGTGGTGTTCGGCAACCTGGAGAAGATCCTGCCCAAGCACGACCGCGGCTACTACCACGAGTACACGGTGAAGACGCCGGGGGCGAAGGACCGCGGCGCCCGCCGGATCATCTCCGGGAACACGGGCGAGCGGTACTACACCGATGACCACTACAAGTCGTTCCGCCGGATCGCGGAGAACGGGGGCACGTCATGA
- a CDS encoding SixA phosphatase family protein, translating into MADPSDLLIDRTLVLLRHAKAVPPETNPELPDLERPLAERGRADASAAGRHLVAQGIEPDLVLCSPSKRTRETWKVVAEAGVTAKDVWYDKRMYNADTDALLDVIHEAPAEARTVVVVGHAPGIPWLADELALDGTSPERIELTQKYPTTGLAILHLTTRWADLAANEADLVEYVVPRA; encoded by the coding sequence ATGGCTGACCCGTCGGACCTGTTGATCGACCGAACTCTCGTCCTGCTCCGGCACGCGAAGGCAGTGCCGCCGGAGACCAATCCGGAGCTGCCGGACCTCGAACGCCCGCTCGCCGAGCGCGGCCGTGCGGACGCGAGCGCGGCCGGCCGGCACCTCGTTGCCCAGGGCATCGAACCGGACCTGGTGCTGTGCTCGCCGTCGAAGCGCACCCGGGAGACCTGGAAGGTCGTCGCCGAGGCCGGCGTCACCGCCAAGGACGTCTGGTACGACAAGCGGATGTACAACGCCGACACCGACGCCCTGCTGGACGTCATCCACGAGGCCCCGGCGGAGGCCCGCACTGTCGTCGTGGTCGGGCACGCGCCGGGCATCCCGTGGCTGGCCGACGAGCTCGCGCTGGACGGCACCAGCCCGGAGCGGATCGAGCTCACCCAGAAGTATCCGACCACCGGACTCGCGATCCTGCACCTCACCACCCGCTGGGCCGACCTCGCCGCGAACGAGGCCGACCTCGTGGAGTACGTCGTACCGCGCGCCTAG
- the thiO gene encoding glycine oxidase ThiO, translated as MPDVVVIGGGLIGLATAWRLAVDGLQVTVCDPTPGAQTSYVAAGMLAPVTEVEFGEDDLLALNLASVDAWPAFAAELEQLTGQPAGLYQTGTLSVAYDVDDMAVLRRVADYQRRLGLEVEELSGRDARRREPMLATGVSGGVWVPGDHSVDNRQALATLLKALELSGVELIRRRVTRVITSGTTATGVQLDNGDTVDAGQIVVAAGPWSSQLDGVPEELRPSVRPVKGEVLRLRVPEAYRPALQHTVRATARGFSVYLVPRPGGELVVGATSTELGYDTRVLAGGVFNLLRDARTVLPIIDELELVETIAGLRPATPDNAPVLGPSGLDRLLWATGHYRNGVLLTPVTAQVLADTIRTGTLPDVAKPFLVSRFVR; from the coding sequence ATGCCTGATGTAGTGGTGATAGGTGGCGGACTGATCGGGCTGGCGACAGCGTGGCGGCTGGCCGTGGACGGCCTTCAGGTCACCGTGTGCGACCCGACTCCTGGCGCGCAGACGTCGTACGTCGCGGCCGGCATGCTGGCCCCGGTCACCGAGGTGGAGTTCGGCGAGGACGACCTGCTCGCGCTCAACCTTGCCTCGGTCGACGCGTGGCCCGCCTTCGCCGCCGAGCTGGAGCAGCTGACCGGGCAACCGGCCGGGCTATACCAGACCGGCACCCTCTCGGTCGCGTACGACGTCGACGACATGGCAGTGCTCCGCCGCGTCGCGGACTACCAGCGGCGGCTCGGCCTGGAGGTGGAGGAGCTGTCCGGTCGGGACGCCCGCCGCCGCGAGCCCATGCTCGCCACAGGGGTCTCCGGCGGCGTGTGGGTCCCAGGTGATCACTCCGTCGACAACAGGCAGGCCCTCGCGACACTTTTGAAGGCCCTTGAGCTGTCCGGCGTCGAGCTGATCCGGCGGCGCGTGACGCGGGTCATCACCTCCGGTACGACGGCAACCGGCGTACAGCTCGACAACGGCGACACGGTGGACGCGGGGCAGATCGTCGTGGCGGCGGGGCCGTGGTCGTCGCAGCTGGACGGCGTACCGGAAGAACTGCGGCCATCGGTACGTCCGGTGAAGGGCGAGGTACTGCGCTTGCGGGTTCCCGAGGCGTACCGCCCGGCGCTGCAGCACACCGTACGGGCGACTGCCCGCGGCTTCTCGGTGTATCTCGTACCGCGGCCAGGTGGCGAGCTGGTGGTCGGTGCGACGAGTACCGAGCTCGGCTACGACACCCGCGTGCTCGCCGGCGGCGTGTTCAACCTGCTCCGCGATGCGCGGACGGTGCTGCCGATCATCGACGAGCTGGAGCTGGTCGAGACGATCGCGGGTCTGCGGCCCGCGACGCCGGACAACGCGCCGGTGCTCGGCCCGTCCGGCCTGGATCGGTTGCTCTGGGCAACCGGCCACTACCGGAACGGCGTCCTGCTGACGCCGGTCACCGCACAGGTGCTGGCCGACACCATCCGCACCGGGACGCTCCCGGACGTCGCAAAACCCTTCCTGGTCAGTCGGTTCGTCCGCTGA
- a CDS encoding polyprenyl synthetase family protein, translating into MDDVDVPAGIQQALSEFLDRQEQRLAAIGPELTEQVQAARDATSGGKRLRPSFCYWGYRAAGGDPELPILTAAASLEMLHVSALVHDDVMDSSDVRRGAPAAHRRFEALQRERAEKTGRGGDPVGFGVGAAILLGDLCLIWADELLHTSGFDAAALARAEQYFDAVRVEVTAGQYLDLVAQASGESDMDLALRVLRYKSATYTIERPLHIGAALAGGDDRLVASLSGYGLPLGEAFQLRDDLLGVFGDPALTGKPAGDDLREGKRTVLIAYAVDHASEIQLTEFNRLFGRPDLDDDEIQLLREILQDSRAVQACEELITDRTEDALDALDRAPLADDTARKALTDLAIAATSRNL; encoded by the coding sequence GTGGATGACGTGGACGTTCCGGCCGGGATCCAGCAGGCGCTGAGTGAGTTCCTCGACCGGCAGGAGCAGCGGCTGGCGGCGATCGGGCCGGAGCTGACCGAGCAGGTACAGGCGGCGCGCGACGCGACCAGCGGCGGGAAGCGGCTGCGGCCGTCGTTCTGCTACTGGGGTTACCGGGCCGCCGGCGGTGATCCGGAGCTGCCGATCCTGACCGCCGCGGCGAGCCTGGAGATGCTGCACGTCAGTGCTCTGGTGCACGACGACGTGATGGATTCCTCCGACGTACGCCGGGGCGCGCCGGCCGCTCACCGGCGCTTCGAAGCACTGCAGCGCGAGCGTGCCGAGAAGACCGGGCGCGGCGGTGACCCGGTCGGTTTCGGGGTCGGCGCCGCGATCCTGCTCGGCGACCTGTGCCTAATCTGGGCCGACGAGCTGCTGCACACGTCCGGCTTCGACGCGGCGGCGCTGGCCCGGGCCGAGCAGTACTTCGACGCAGTACGCGTCGAGGTGACCGCCGGGCAGTACCTCGACCTCGTCGCGCAGGCCAGCGGCGAGTCCGACATGGACCTCGCCCTGCGGGTTCTGCGGTACAAGTCGGCGACGTACACGATCGAGCGGCCGCTGCACATCGGCGCCGCACTGGCGGGTGGGGACGACCGGCTGGTCGCGTCGCTGTCCGGCTACGGGCTGCCGCTCGGCGAGGCGTTCCAGCTCCGGGACGACCTGCTCGGGGTGTTCGGCGACCCGGCACTCACCGGGAAGCCGGCCGGGGACGACCTGCGCGAGGGCAAGCGGACGGTGCTGATCGCGTACGCCGTCGACCACGCGTCGGAGATCCAGCTGACCGAGTTCAACCGGCTGTTCGGGCGTCCGGACCTGGACGACGACGAGATCCAGCTGCTCCGCGAGATCCTTCAGGACTCCCGCGCCGTCCAGGCCTGCGAGGAGCTGATCACCGATCGCACCGAGGACGCGCTGGACGCCCTCGACCGGGCGCCGCTGGCCGACGACACCGCCCGCAAGGCGCTCACCGACCTGGCGATCGCGGCCACTTCGCGGAACCTGTAA
- a CDS encoding lytic transglycosylase domain-containing protein — MRNVVRILTGIAVPVLAAAVITAGSPGLGAYKVKQGDTLSHIAGRYGTTVSNLVALNKLPGNGNAIYAGEVLKVPATSTAETPAKRSQLGRVTYVVKSGDTISGIAKRFNCSQANLLAANKLKPSDPIFAGKSLQVPVKIRPKARTDNTFAGRTYADHIVAQANRNRAILKQRKQPTRTQMRSLIVSASKRYGVDPQLALAVAWQESGWKQRVVSPANAIGAMQVIPSTGRFASRIVGRDLDLLNAHDNVTAGVVLLSRLTGAAKLDIAVAGYYQGLGGVKKNGMYADTKAYVTNVLRIKAQLERGWDPLR, encoded by the coding sequence ATGCGCAACGTTGTTCGGATCCTGACCGGGATCGCGGTCCCGGTGCTGGCCGCGGCCGTGATCACCGCGGGCTCGCCGGGGCTCGGCGCCTACAAGGTCAAGCAGGGTGACACCCTCAGCCACATCGCCGGCCGCTACGGCACCACGGTCAGTAACCTGGTCGCGCTGAACAAGCTCCCGGGCAATGGCAACGCGATCTACGCCGGCGAGGTCCTCAAGGTGCCCGCGACCAGCACCGCGGAGACACCGGCGAAGCGGTCACAGCTCGGCCGGGTGACGTACGTCGTGAAGTCCGGCGACACGATCTCCGGGATCGCGAAGCGCTTCAACTGCTCCCAGGCGAACCTGCTCGCCGCCAACAAGCTGAAGCCGAGCGACCCGATCTTCGCCGGCAAGTCACTGCAGGTCCCGGTGAAGATCCGGCCCAAGGCGCGGACCGACAACACGTTCGCCGGCCGCACGTACGCGGACCACATCGTCGCCCAGGCGAACCGCAACCGGGCGATCCTGAAGCAGCGCAAGCAGCCGACCCGGACCCAGATGCGGTCACTGATCGTGAGTGCGTCGAAGCGGTACGGAGTCGACCCGCAGCTCGCGCTCGCCGTCGCGTGGCAGGAGTCCGGCTGGAAGCAGCGCGTGGTCTCCCCCGCGAACGCGATCGGCGCCATGCAGGTGATCCCGTCCACCGGCCGGTTCGCCTCCCGGATCGTCGGCCGCGATCTGGACCTGCTGAACGCGCACGACAACGTCACCGCGGGCGTCGTACTGCTCAGCCGCCTGACCGGGGCCGCCAAGCTGGACATCGCGGTGGCCGGCTACTACCAGGGTCTCGGCGGGGTGAAGAAGAACGGCATGTACGCCGACACCAAGGCGTACGTGACCAACGTGCTCCGGATCAAGGCCCAGCTGGAACGCGGCTGGGACCCCCTGCGGTGA